The Mesobacillus jeotgali genome window below encodes:
- a CDS encoding DUF4350 domain-containing protein: protein MNRKIRSYRKWTSLFMAALLLISTFLPSSSAIKVSASIAENVIISQIYGGGGNSGATFSNDFIELYNPTDQEISLEGWSIQKASSTGTSWQKINLAGVIKPYSYYLIQGKEGSSVKDKPLPQYDINDPNFDMGSKTGKVSLVKHTEELTGKNPEGLIDFVGFGSGTEGYEGSGPTPTLSNSTSAQRRPYANVEPAAGLGNAWDSDDNALDFVAATPVPKNSESPAEQPMESNTSLQPVGSKVLFTLQDSSVTISGLAEASFANSMIKVYETGSKGNELTSASSAADGSFEVSFTIENTLNSVFITATQDGKDESEAVQVDVATASESVVADKLSYSIDGDGKGTLIGNAGAAISRSLINVYPNSSANSQERLNAEAVEVLATGGFTAISFADAPDAVYVTQQTTTSNGIMLESVSVSVTKADTSTTTPLSEVKQTDDKGILKNLNQFFTVEGIVTVDNGVMGTQKNNFYIQDETAGINIFGYLDTGLTIKSGDKLKVTGKLIQYKGLSELDATAITKISEGNELPQPKDVTILDLNTFTTVEPLEGSLVKVTGKVSAVASQGSNWNVTLVDQNNKATTVRIMEATGIKGDEVFTAEKSYTVTGIVGQYTSNATHVSGYQVFPRNVKDITAQLSIDHAPLTQVYKNTDVEFVAKASGAEKVTVFYRANSTVDYTALPMAEGSDGRYTAVLEAANVPQDGFEYYIEAAEGSKTQTSGSSEQPHQVTLTEDKEGPRLYGETPVGGSKVESPKPEISVLMEDPSEVDETTVKVWLDGKAVESASISKSQVKFTPAEGLSLGKHTVKVVAEDSLSNASEFEWTFEVVTRFTGGEHFRGTTHNHTKISHDATGEPLDALKAGQRYGYDWFAFSDHSHDIDPGQMDTVEREGLAERTGGSDWQLTKDLSDQYTKKGEYVVFPAFEMTSTTWGHSNVFGTENFIDRNVNGKMYQDLNNYYAWVMTYDDLVGQFNHPDMSKNAFNNFKPYDKDADRLFTMLEVGNGSGHYGYANAEKKFFSVLDLGWHVAPTYGEDNHEGTWGQTRARTVIVADSLSQESLLHSMRNMRVYMVEDPNFTLDVTANGFYMGSTVDSKSLKFNISGNDAVAEDKSMADYSYLSADYKSDDRVEKVELISNGGTVVDSISPMEKDFTWEPSYTVTGGQQWFVVRVTQADGERMYSAPIWSKEEAVDVKVNGIDVAGDVIVEGNPATLKANISNNGTQEIKNLKVDLYYDEVKEANQIGAQTLSSILSKGVGTAEFTWSSPVKGNHKLIAVVTSLEGLGLGDSKFELQVQVKEPLGIKVLIDAKHGNENTSSDGGSYKDNLKAFTVLLQKEGYTVEENTKTITDEVLSNVKLLVLTHPKTDLTPEENTAVAKFVKEGGSLMMAGKSNYSTNPAINNDLLAEIGAEIRMGNDGVFDVSEDGNFWSDPAKSPFAVRLFPGLVPNYITDRVSFIDYYSGTSLSGPDNTALTDSGKVTILAKGNETTYQGNIKGGFTYDTVSDETGGSAIPMIASEEIGEKGRIIVSGMNIFNDKQMDESYEPKGNDEFTLNAVNWLVDRETTITRIGDARKLAEDTHTVIEGTVTTGAGVFFDAFYVQDETGGIMAFQEVPDGSLKPGDKVRIYGHIITFDKNKEIEFAKFDQDVIKFGEGDPIPPKQVATGEATSEANQGLLVKVKGKVVSKFDDNSYVINDGSGDVLVFTDGYIVNQSGPVPLLMIGETLEAVGLSGSFAQGERIRVRDTQELQKVIELPGGGGTDPDDGDTDPGNGGVKPGDGGTKPGDSGTKPGDGGTKPGDADNKPGNNTSKPGTVVTSAKGVITPVGKVSGDKKSMSVVIEGINLEDIEKGQVVEIKPKDATTTEVLEVTLASAALENLIENNSGMKINKTDAELIIPPAMLEMMVELANGKDVSITLKKMSAPGAIGSVYDFTILAGTETLHDFNGKKITIALNVDRDAVKGIDPANIKMYYYNESTKKWEVLKDSVYDAKTGIVTATTTHFSTFGVFEATEETKGAPVTIEEGNKLPETATNIYNYLIAGLLLLIGGTFILFRQRRRA from the coding sequence ATGAACAGGAAAATAAGAAGTTACAGAAAATGGACAAGTTTGTTCATGGCTGCTTTATTGCTTATTAGTACGTTTTTACCAAGTAGCTCGGCAATAAAGGTAAGCGCCTCCATTGCTGAGAATGTTATCATCAGTCAGATTTATGGCGGGGGCGGAAATAGTGGAGCGACATTTTCAAATGATTTCATAGAGTTATATAATCCTACAGATCAGGAAATCTCATTAGAAGGCTGGTCGATCCAGAAGGCCAGCAGTACGGGTACAAGTTGGCAAAAGATTAACCTGGCAGGGGTAATTAAACCTTACAGTTATTATTTAATCCAAGGTAAAGAGGGTTCGTCTGTTAAAGATAAGCCTTTGCCACAATATGATATAAATGATCCGAATTTTGATATGGGATCAAAGACTGGAAAGGTATCACTAGTAAAACATACTGAGGAGTTAACTGGAAAGAATCCTGAAGGTTTAATAGATTTCGTTGGTTTTGGATCTGGTACTGAGGGATATGAAGGATCAGGCCCTACTCCTACTTTATCCAATTCAACCAGTGCTCAACGTCGTCCTTATGCAAACGTTGAACCAGCAGCAGGCTTAGGTAATGCGTGGGATTCGGATGATAATGCTCTAGACTTCGTAGCAGCAACTCCTGTTCCAAAAAACAGTGAAAGTCCTGCTGAACAGCCGATGGAGTCAAATACTAGCTTGCAGCCTGTTGGCAGCAAGGTTCTATTTACACTTCAAGATTCCTCAGTCACAATTAGCGGTCTTGCAGAAGCATCATTTGCAAACTCAATGATTAAAGTCTATGAAACTGGCTCCAAAGGAAACGAGCTTACATCTGCATCATCAGCTGCTGATGGTTCTTTTGAAGTCAGTTTCACGATTGAAAATACATTGAATTCTGTATTCATCACGGCCACTCAGGACGGCAAAGACGAAAGTGAAGCGGTCCAGGTCGATGTAGCGACAGCAAGTGAAAGTGTTGTGGCAGATAAATTAAGCTACAGCATTGATGGAGATGGCAAAGGTACGCTTATAGGGAATGCAGGGGCGGCAATCTCGCGGTCACTCATTAACGTATATCCAAATTCATCAGCTAATTCACAGGAAAGATTGAATGCCGAAGCAGTAGAAGTTTTAGCCACGGGCGGCTTCACAGCGATTTCTTTTGCTGATGCTCCAGATGCTGTATATGTGACACAGCAAACAACAACGAGCAACGGCATCATGCTCGAAAGTGTGTCGGTATCAGTCACGAAGGCAGATACTTCTACAACTACACCTTTAAGTGAAGTGAAACAAACGGATGATAAGGGAATCCTGAAAAATCTGAATCAATTTTTCACGGTTGAAGGGATTGTCACAGTTGATAATGGAGTAATGGGAACCCAGAAAAACAATTTTTATATTCAGGACGAGACAGCCGGGATCAATATATTCGGTTATCTTGATACTGGATTGACAATTAAAAGCGGCGATAAGCTGAAAGTAACAGGTAAACTGATTCAATATAAAGGTTTGTCTGAACTGGATGCAACAGCTATCACTAAAATAAGTGAAGGCAATGAACTGCCGCAACCTAAGGATGTTACAATCCTGGATCTGAATACATTCACTACCGTTGAGCCTCTTGAAGGCAGCCTTGTAAAAGTTACCGGGAAGGTTTCAGCTGTAGCATCTCAAGGATCAAACTGGAATGTAACTTTAGTCGATCAAAATAATAAAGCAACGACAGTCAGGATCATGGAAGCTACCGGAATCAAGGGTGATGAAGTATTCACGGCTGAAAAGAGCTACACTGTCACCGGGATTGTCGGACAATACACCTCAAATGCTACACATGTAAGCGGGTATCAGGTATTTCCGCGAAATGTGAAGGATATAACTGCACAATTAAGCATTGACCACGCACCTTTAACTCAGGTTTATAAAAATACTGATGTTGAATTTGTCGCAAAGGCAAGCGGAGCAGAAAAAGTCACTGTTTTCTACCGTGCAAACAGCACTGTGGATTATACTGCTTTACCGATGGCAGAAGGAAGCGATGGGCGTTATACGGCTGTGCTTGAAGCAGCAAATGTTCCTCAGGACGGCTTTGAATATTATATTGAAGCAGCTGAAGGCAGCAAAACACAAACATCAGGATCAAGTGAACAACCACATCAGGTTACTTTGACAGAGGACAAAGAAGGTCCTCGCCTATATGGTGAAACACCAGTTGGCGGCTCAAAAGTAGAGAGTCCAAAACCGGAAATTTCGGTACTGATGGAAGATCCAAGCGAAGTTGATGAAACAACAGTGAAGGTTTGGCTGGATGGAAAAGCGGTAGAATCTGCATCCATCAGCAAAAGTCAGGTGAAATTCACACCTGCAGAGGGACTGTCCCTTGGAAAGCACACTGTAAAAGTAGTTGCTGAAGATAGCTTAAGCAATGCAAGCGAATTTGAATGGACATTTGAAGTCGTCACTCGTTTTACTGGTGGCGAACACTTCCGTGGCACAACACATAACCATACTAAGATTTCTCATGATGCAACTGGGGAACCTTTAGATGCACTGAAGGCTGGCCAGAGGTATGGATATGACTGGTTCGCTTTCTCCGACCACTCACATGATATCGATCCTGGACAAATGGATACAGTTGAGCGTGAAGGACTGGCCGAGCGGACTGGCGGTTCAGACTGGCAGTTAACGAAGGATCTATCTGATCAATATACGAAGAAAGGAGAATACGTTGTATTCCCAGCGTTCGAAATGACGTCAACTACATGGGGCCACTCGAATGTTTTCGGAACAGAAAACTTCATTGACCGTAATGTTAATGGCAAGATGTATCAGGACTTGAATAATTATTATGCATGGGTAATGACATATGATGATCTTGTCGGGCAGTTTAACCACCCTGATATGTCCAAAAATGCATTCAACAACTTCAAGCCATACGACAAAGACGCTGACAGGCTCTTCACGATGCTTGAGGTTGGAAATGGTTCAGGACACTATGGCTACGCTAATGCAGAGAAAAAATTCTTCTCGGTCCTTGACTTAGGATGGCATGTAGCACCGACATATGGTGAGGACAATCATGAAGGTACATGGGGTCAGACAAGGGCGAGAACAGTGATCGTTGCTGACAGTCTATCGCAGGAATCACTGCTGCACTCGATGCGTAATATGCGTGTGTACATGGTAGAAGACCCTAACTTTACATTGGATGTAACGGCAAACGGATTCTACATGGGTTCCACTGTCGATAGTAAATCACTGAAATTCAACATTTCAGGAAATGATGCAGTAGCGGAAGACAAGTCAATGGCTGATTATAGCTATTTATCCGCTGACTATAAATCGGACGACAGAGTTGAAAAAGTTGAATTGATTTCAAATGGCGGCACTGTAGTAGATTCGATTTCTCCGATGGAAAAAGATTTTACATGGGAGCCTTCTTACACTGTTACTGGAGGCCAGCAATGGTTTGTTGTAAGAGTGACCCAGGCTGATGGCGAGCGCATGTATTCTGCTCCGATCTGGTCTAAAGAAGAAGCTGTTGATGTTAAAGTCAACGGAATTGATGTTGCAGGTGATGTCATTGTTGAGGGCAACCCAGCTACGTTAAAAGCGAATATCAGCAACAACGGAACTCAAGAAATCAAGAATCTTAAGGTTGACCTTTACTATGATGAAGTGAAGGAAGCAAACCAAATTGGTGCACAAACACTCTCTTCGATCTTGTCAAAAGGTGTGGGAACAGCGGAGTTCACATGGAGCAGCCCTGTTAAAGGCAACCATAAGTTGATCGCAGTTGTTACTTCACTGGAAGGTCTTGGTCTGGGTGATTCGAAATTTGAGCTGCAGGTACAGGTCAAAGAACCATTAGGCATTAAAGTGCTGATCGATGCAAAGCACGGTAATGAAAACACAAGCAGTGATGGTGGTTCGTATAAAGACAACCTTAAGGCATTCACTGTCCTTCTTCAAAAAGAGGGATATACAGTTGAGGAAAATACGAAGACGATTACAGACGAAGTATTATCAAATGTGAAACTTTTAGTGCTGACACATCCTAAGACCGATTTGACTCCAGAGGAAAATACTGCTGTTGCCAAATTTGTCAAAGAAGGCGGAAGCTTAATGATGGCAGGAAAGAGCAACTACAGCACAAATCCTGCTATTAACAATGACCTGCTTGCTGAAATTGGAGCAGAAATCCGCATGGGGAATGATGGAGTATTTGATGTAAGTGAAGATGGCAACTTCTGGAGTGATCCAGCAAAGAGCCCATTCGCAGTCAGATTATTCCCAGGTTTGGTACCAAATTATATTACTGACCGCGTATCATTCATTGACTATTACAGCGGAACAAGCTTATCCGGTCCGGACAATACAGCTTTGACTGACAGCGGAAAAGTGACGATACTTGCAAAAGGTAATGAAACAACCTATCAAGGCAATATCAAAGGTGGATTTACCTACGATACTGTATCAGATGAAACTGGCGGTTCAGCAATCCCAATGATTGCATCAGAAGAAATCGGCGAAAAGGGCCGTATCATTGTATCCGGTATGAATATTTTCAACGATAAGCAAATGGATGAATCCTATGAACCAAAAGGTAATGATGAGTTTACGCTGAATGCGGTCAACTGGCTCGTGGATCGTGAAACTACAATCACAAGAATCGGCGATGCAAGAAAGCTTGCTGAAGATACGCACACAGTGATCGAAGGAACAGTCACAACAGGTGCAGGAGTATTCTTTGACGCATTTTACGTCCAGGATGAAACTGGCGGAATCATGGCATTCCAGGAAGTACCTGATGGCTCGCTCAAACCGGGTGATAAGGTCCGTATTTATGGACATATCATCACATTCGATAAAAACAAGGAAATCGAGTTTGCCAAATTCGATCAGGATGTCATCAAGTTTGGCGAGGGAGATCCTATACCGCCAAAACAAGTGGCAACTGGAGAAGCAACATCAGAAGCTAACCAGGGATTGCTTGTTAAAGTCAAAGGTAAAGTTGTCTCCAAATTTGATGATAACTCTTATGTAATTAATGATGGTTCAGGTGATGTACTAGTATTTACTGATGGTTACATTGTGAACCAAAGCGGACCTGTTCCTCTGCTTATGATTGGTGAAACGCTTGAAGCAGTGGGTCTTTCAGGTTCATTTGCACAGGGCGAACGAATCAGGGTGCGTGATACTCAAGAATTGCAAAAGGTAATTGAACTTCCTGGTGGGGGAGGCACAGATCCAGATGATGGTGATACTGACCCAGGAAATGGCGGAGTTAAACCAGGTGACGGTGGAACAAAGCCAGGAGATAGCGGAACGAAACCAGGTGATGGTGGAACGAAGCCAGGCGATGCTGATAACAAACCAGGAAATAACACATCCAAACCAGGAACTGTGGTAACATCAGCCAAGGGAGTAATTACACCAGTTGGAAAGGTTTCTGGAGATAAGAAGTCAATGAGTGTAGTTATCGAGGGAATTAATTTAGAAGATATCGAAAAAGGACAAGTGGTTGAAATCAAACCAAAAGATGCAACTACC
- a CDS encoding HupE/UreJ family protein translates to MDRQRKVKSKTVFRFMAIVSLILFTFPALTFAHPYSASFTNIQFNENETTVSFSIDTLSIIELQEDIDQNKDNILQMKEINSEEDHLVEFLTHSVILDKNNEQQEPELLSMKIDKKDNKEFLSLSLKYPAYQPGDTITINDGLYYKDVDTNYVNLLSATIFGESSQAALQGENRSWTILLTEPQQEQQAGGDSSSSTGPADGASGNKTASSSWLSFFKLGMSHILTGYDHLLFLFALLLRKQTFKQYALIVTSFTIAHSITLSLAVLGIMDLPSKFVESVIALSIIYVAMENIFRKEVNHRWGLTFVFGLIHGLGFANILQEMNLSKGNIALALVSFNIGIEVVQIMIVLLVLPLLTYLHRLKDSSKYIKYGSIVIILFGAFWLVERLFS, encoded by the coding sequence ATGGATAGACAACGAAAGGTTAAATCAAAAACAGTTTTTCGCTTCATGGCAATAGTCAGTTTAATTCTTTTTACCTTCCCTGCGCTTACTTTTGCGCATCCTTACAGTGCAAGCTTTACAAACATCCAATTCAATGAAAATGAGACAACTGTTTCTTTCTCTATAGATACACTCTCAATCATTGAACTCCAAGAAGATATCGACCAAAATAAAGATAATATTCTTCAGATGAAAGAAATCAATAGCGAGGAAGACCACCTTGTTGAATTTCTTACACATAGTGTGATTCTTGATAAAAATAACGAGCAGCAAGAACCTGAGTTGCTCTCTATGAAAATTGATAAAAAGGATAACAAAGAATTTCTTTCTCTTTCTTTGAAATATCCTGCATATCAGCCAGGTGATACCATTACCATTAATGACGGTCTCTATTACAAAGACGTAGATACAAATTATGTGAACCTGCTATCCGCCACCATTTTCGGAGAATCCAGTCAAGCTGCTCTTCAGGGAGAAAATAGATCCTGGACCATACTTCTCACAGAACCTCAGCAAGAACAGCAGGCAGGGGGAGATTCTTCTTCTAGCACCGGCCCAGCAGACGGGGCATCCGGAAATAAGACAGCGAGTTCTTCCTGGTTGTCATTTTTCAAGCTTGGAATGTCGCATATTTTAACTGGTTATGATCATCTCTTATTTCTGTTCGCCTTATTGCTGAGGAAGCAAACATTCAAGCAATATGCACTGATTGTGACTTCCTTTACTATTGCCCACAGCATCACGTTGAGCCTTGCTGTTTTGGGAATTATGGATTTACCTTCAAAATTTGTGGAGTCCGTGATTGCCTTGAGCATCATCTATGTGGCCATGGAGAATATTTTCAGAAAGGAAGTAAACCATCGCTGGGGATTGACCTTTGTCTTCGGACTGATCCATGGTCTTGGGTTCGCGAATATCCTTCAAGAGATGAACCTTTCAAAGGGAAACATTGCATTGGCACTTGTAAGCTTCAATATTGGAATTGAAGTAGTACAGATTATGATTGTACTGCTGGTACTCCCTTTACTTACCTATCTTCATCGTCTTAAGGATTCAAGCAAATACATTAAATATGGATCGATTGTGATCATTCTATTTGGAGCCTTCTGGCTCGTTGAAAGGCTTTTCTCATAG
- a CDS encoding SH3 domain-containing C40 family peptidase yields the protein MFKRILASLLLFALVATVAPSIDQASASGKTYYVKVNSGSLNMRNKPATSGKIVAKLPKNQLVTVSSQSKGWAKVSTKGKTGYVSSKYIAPKTTKKATVKKTAVKKASVTPVGDYKSKAISVAKSNLGVKYKWAGNNPNGFDCSGLVNYSFDKAGIDLPRTAEEMYNVGTKVTSYQPGDLLFFATSGGRKVTHVAIYIGNGQMIHSATSKGVSIASINNPYWKPRFIGAKRI from the coding sequence TTGTTTAAGAGAATCCTAGCATCCTTGTTGCTCTTCGCTTTGGTAGCTACTGTCGCACCGTCTATCGATCAAGCCTCTGCCTCTGGAAAGACTTATTATGTGAAAGTTAATTCTGGATCATTAAATATGCGTAATAAACCTGCTACATCCGGAAAAATAGTTGCTAAACTTCCTAAGAACCAGCTAGTAACTGTTTCATCTCAATCAAAAGGTTGGGCAAAAGTTTCAACAAAAGGAAAAACAGGTTATGTAAGTTCAAAATACATTGCCCCTAAAACCACCAAAAAAGCAACAGTAAAGAAAACAGCCGTAAAAAAGGCATCTGTTACTCCTGTTGGTGATTATAAATCAAAAGCAATATCCGTGGCCAAGAGCAATCTTGGTGTGAAATATAAATGGGCTGGAAATAATCCAAATGGATTTGATTGTTCAGGTCTAGTAAACTATTCATTCGATAAAGCAGGTATTGATTTACCTCGCACCGCCGAAGAAATGTATAATGTCGGCACCAAAGTTACCTCATACCAACCTGGTGACCTATTATTCTTCGCCACTAGCGGTGGAAGAAAAGTCACTCATGTAGCGATTTATATAGGAAATGGACAGATGATCCACTCAGCAACTTCTAAAGGTGTATCAATTGCCAGCATCAATAACCCATATTGGAAGCCAAGATTTATCGGCGCTAAAAGAATATAA
- a CDS encoding ABC transporter substrate-binding protein — MVKKFRWFLVISAIFSLLVMSACSNDASKGDDKDKEKDGGTKPGEKTEISFWHAMSGPGQEALDGIVADFNNSQDQVVVNAEFQGTYEEALTKLRSVGGTDNAPAIMQVFEVGTKYMIESGFIEPMQTFIDKDDYDLSQLEENILNYYKVDGKLYSMPFNSSTPVMIYNKDAFKEVGLDPEKAPQTFSEVKAAAEKLTKKNERFGFSMLTYGWFFEQLVATQGGLYVDNDNGRSDDATKAVFNGEEGLRVFKFLDDMNKAGTFGNYGTNWDDIRAAFQTGKVAMYMDSSAGVAGAINNSSFDVGVAYIPYPDEVERQGVAIGGASLWMSKGIGEDKQQAAWEFMKFLASPESQAKWHIGTGYFAINPAAYEEEIVKKEWEKYPQFKVTVDQLQDTKPSFATQGALISVFPESRQQVVTALENMYQGTPPQEALDQAAEGTDRAIGIANKTKKK; from the coding sequence ATGGTGAAAAAGTTTCGTTGGTTTCTCGTGATCAGTGCGATTTTCAGTCTGTTGGTCATGTCAGCATGTTCGAATGATGCAAGCAAGGGAGATGACAAAGACAAGGAGAAGGATGGCGGAACGAAGCCTGGCGAGAAAACAGAAATCTCATTCTGGCATGCGATGTCCGGGCCGGGCCAGGAAGCACTTGATGGCATTGTCGCTGATTTTAACAATTCACAGGATCAGGTTGTTGTAAATGCAGAGTTCCAGGGTACTTATGAAGAAGCACTGACTAAGTTACGCAGTGTTGGCGGGACCGATAATGCGCCTGCTATCATGCAGGTTTTTGAAGTAGGAACAAAGTACATGATTGAAAGTGGCTTCATTGAACCGATGCAGACATTCATTGATAAGGATGATTATGATCTGTCTCAACTTGAGGAAAATATCCTTAACTACTATAAAGTTGATGGCAAGCTGTATTCGATGCCGTTCAACTCCTCGACACCGGTGATGATTTATAACAAGGATGCCTTTAAGGAAGTAGGTCTTGATCCGGAAAAAGCGCCTCAAACATTCAGTGAAGTAAAAGCAGCTGCTGAAAAATTGACGAAGAAAAACGAGCGCTTTGGCTTCTCGATGCTGACATATGGCTGGTTCTTTGAACAACTTGTAGCGACACAAGGCGGTCTGTATGTCGATAATGATAACGGACGTTCTGATGACGCAACAAAAGCTGTGTTCAATGGGGAAGAAGGACTGCGAGTCTTCAAATTTCTAGACGACATGAATAAAGCAGGAACATTCGGCAACTACGGAACGAACTGGGATGATATCCGCGCTGCCTTCCAGACAGGCAAAGTCGCGATGTACATGGATTCATCAGCAGGTGTGGCAGGAGCGATCAATAACTCTTCCTTTGATGTAGGAGTTGCCTATATCCCATACCCAGATGAAGTCGAGAGACAGGGCGTCGCGATTGGCGGGGCGTCATTATGGATGAGCAAAGGGATCGGCGAAGATAAGCAGCAGGCAGCATGGGAATTCATGAAATTCCTCGCCTCACCGGAAAGCCAGGCAAAATGGCATATCGGCACAGGCTACTTCGCGATCAATCCAGCTGCATATGAAGAAGAAATCGTGAAAAAAGAGTGGGAAAAGTACCCGCAATTCAAGGTGACCGTAGACCAGCTGCAGGATACAAAACCATCATTTGCGACCCAGGGTGCATTGATTTCCGTCTTCCCAGAATCACGCCAGCAAGTCGTAACCGCACTTGAAAACATGTACCAGGGAACACCGCCGCAGGAAGCACTCGACCAGGCAGCTGAAGGAACAGACAGGGCGATTGGAATCGCGAATAAGACGAAGAAGAAGTAA
- a CDS encoding carbohydrate ABC transporter permease translates to MSTPKKILFYILLVISAFLVFFPVLYAFMISFMSGGEILQGKFFPESIHFDNYVKVFDRLPLMNYLINSFIVSFGVMLGQLVVCSLAAYAFVFIPFKGRDFIFFLFISTMMIPWEATMIPNFFTIQKLDWMNTYQGLTVPFFALAFGTFLLRQHFKTIPKELHEAAEVAGLGKFAFFWRVILPVSKTSLVTLGAYGFLTTWNMYLWPLLVTSTDQVRTVQIGLKQLQSQEVATEWGVVMAGVIVVIIPTLLLLFAGQKQLQKGLTQGALK, encoded by the coding sequence ATGTCGACACCGAAAAAAATCCTGTTTTATATTTTGCTTGTGATATCAGCCTTTTTGGTATTTTTCCCGGTCCTATATGCTTTCATGATCAGCTTCATGTCAGGCGGAGAAATCCTCCAGGGCAAGTTTTTCCCTGAATCTATCCACTTTGATAACTATGTAAAAGTGTTCGACCGGCTGCCGCTGATGAATTACCTGATCAATAGCTTCATAGTGTCGTTTGGCGTCATGCTTGGTCAGCTGGTTGTCTGCAGTCTGGCGGCCTATGCCTTTGTCTTCATCCCGTTTAAGGGAAGAGATTTTATCTTCTTTCTCTTTATTTCGACGATGATGATTCCATGGGAAGCAACGATGATTCCTAACTTTTTTACAATCCAAAAGCTTGATTGGATGAACACATATCAAGGATTGACCGTGCCATTCTTCGCATTGGCCTTCGGTACCTTTCTGCTGCGACAGCACTTCAAGACAATCCCCAAAGAGCTGCATGAAGCAGCGGAAGTCGCCGGGCTCGGGAAGTTCGCTTTCTTTTGGAGAGTGATTCTTCCAGTGTCAAAAACAAGCCTTGTCACTTTGGGTGCTTATGGTTTCCTTACAACATGGAATATGTATTTATGGCCATTGCTCGTAACAAGCACAGACCAGGTGAGGACAGTACAGATCGGCTTGAAGCAGCTGCAGTCCCAGGAAGTCGCGACCGAATGGGGCGTCGTCATGGCGGGAGTGATCGTGGTCATCATCCCGACGCTGCTCTTGCTTTTCGCAGGACAGAAGCAGCTCCAAAAAGGCTTGACCCAGGGAGCGCTAAAGTAG
- a CDS encoding sugar ABC transporter permease: protein MKADVASTPPKQLGLWRKSLNARTAFLYLFPSILLFSVFIFYPMFRTIYLSFFLTDQQGAAALFVGFENYAYLFESREFRNSIKATVLFVLYTVPTGVIIALYLALIANEKLKGIGFFRTVYSSTMGISVAASSVVWLFLFHPSIGMFNRLLNVMNLPGVQWLLDPDWALVSISISTIWMNIGFSFLILLGGLQNIDEYLYESAKIDGAGYWYQLRRITIPMLSPTLFFIITISLINAFQTFGQVDILTKGGPSQATNLIVYSIYREAFVNYQFGTASAQAVFLFICILIVTILQFKLGEKKVHYQ, encoded by the coding sequence ATGAAGGCAGACGTAGCCAGTACTCCTCCAAAGCAGCTCGGCTTGTGGAGGAAATCGCTTAATGCACGCACTGCTTTTTTGTACCTGTTTCCGTCGATTCTTCTGTTTTCAGTGTTCATCTTTTATCCGATGTTCCGAACGATTTACCTGAGCTTCTTTCTTACTGACCAGCAGGGAGCAGCTGCGCTTTTTGTCGGCTTTGAAAATTATGCCTATTTATTCGAGTCAAGGGAATTCCGCAACAGTATCAAGGCGACGGTGCTGTTTGTTCTCTACACCGTTCCGACAGGGGTCATCATTGCGCTCTATTTGGCGCTGATCGCGAATGAAAAACTGAAAGGAATCGGCTTCTTCCGGACTGTCTATTCTTCAACGATGGGCATTTCGGTCGCTGCTTCCTCTGTCGTCTGGCTGTTCCTGTTCCATCCAAGCATCGGGATGTTCAACCGGCTGCTTAATGTCATGAATTTGCCGGGCGTGCAGTGGCTGCTTGATCCGGATTGGGCGCTCGTGTCAATTTCGATTTCAACGATTTGGATGAATATCGGCTTCTCGTTTCTCATCCTGCTTGGCGGGCTGCAGAATATTGATGAATATTTATATGAAAGCGCCAAGATCGACGGTGCCGGCTACTGGTATCAATTACGCAGGATTACGATTCCGATGCTGTCGCCGACATTGTTTTTCATCATCACGATCTCCTTGATCAATGCGTTCCAGACTTTTGGGCAGGTCGATATTTTAACGAAAGGCGGCCCTTCCCAGGCAACTAATCTGATTGTTTACTCCATTTACCGGGAAGCATTCGTCAACTATCAGTTCGGGACAGCAAGCGCGCAGGCTGTCTTCCTATTCATCTGCATTTTAATCGTGACAATCCTGCAATTTAAGCTCGGAGAAAAGAAGGTGCACTATCAATGA